One region of Carassius gibelio isolate Cgi1373 ecotype wild population from Czech Republic chromosome A1, carGib1.2-hapl.c, whole genome shotgun sequence genomic DNA includes:
- the LOC128018435 gene encoding intersectin-1 isoform X2, translating to MAQFPSPFGGGSDTWVISVDERAKHDQQFHSLTPTPAGFITGDQARNFFLLSGLPAPILAQIWALADMNNDGKMDMHEFSIAMKLIKLKLQGHPLPPSLPTSMKQPPLSIPPQPPFGMPSMGAMPGLPAVPPMPLPPLPPGVPGVGVSPPLVASVTPAVPSLANGAPAMMQPMGGFSVPASFNRSSIKLQKGPSVEAPSAPAAPPPTDWAVPQSSRLKYRQLFNSHDKMMNGYLTGPQARTILMQSSLPHAQLATIWYLSDIDQDGKLTAEEFILAMHLIDMAMSNLPLPPLLPPDLIPPTFRRVRSGSGVSVTSVHTTDPRTQDEPEEEEKEAERKLPVTFEDKKRENFERGNLELEKRRQALLEQQRKEQERLAALEKEEQERKERERLEHERRRQQELDKQLERQRELERQREEERRKEIERREAAKRELERQRQLEWERTRRQELLTQRNREQENIVLLKARKKTLEFELEALNDKKSQLEGKLQDIRFRLSAQRHEIESTNKMRELRISEITSLQQQLQESQQWLSRLIPDKQCLNDQLKQVQQNSLHRDSLSSLQRAIEMKESTKQQLKEQLDAVEKETRSKLLEIDAFNTQLKELREIHNKQQRQKQKGLEADITQPSHDRKSTELQESRLSGTEDGMSPAWRDDGLGKAPTPPVSQAWRSQVSEAENHSRAEVQDNLSKLLPQHPQSGKLPAQSPWSMADKIPVSGFNQGKVKVVYYRALYPFDARSHDEITIHPGDIVMVDESQTGEPGWLGGEIKGKTGWFPANYAEKIPESEVPLSLRASAASSPSPKLGSHVSSASSSTTATPLQSVSTESASIAPPSSAPAPPGPASSSSSTSSNWADFSTTWPTNSAVEKQDSDGWDAWPTQPTQPSLSVPSGGQIRQRSAFTPATLSGSSPSPVLGQGEKVEGLQAQALYPWRAKKDNHLNFNKNDVITVLEQQDMWWFGEVQGQRGWFPKSYVKLISGPIRKSMSIESGSSDSPPSVKRPSPSPNKPTDLGEEYVAMYTYESSEQGDLTFQQGDVITVTKKEGDWWTGTVAGKTGVFPSNYIKPKESEGLGSAGKTGSLGRKPEIAQVIAPYTATGTEQLTLAPGQLILIRKKNPGGWWEGELQARGKKRQIGWFPANYVKLLSPCTSKTTPTEPNPPKLPTPNAVCQVIGMYDYTAQNDDELPFGKGQIINVLSREDPDWWKGELNGSVGLFPSNYVKLTTDSDPSQQ from the exons gggGGTCGGATACATGGGTAATATCTGTTGATGAGAGAGCCAAACATGACCAGCAGTTCCACAGTCTGACACCCACACCTGCTGGCTTCATTACAG gtGACCAGGCAAGAAATTTCTTTCTGCTGTCAGGTTTGCCAGCCCCCATCCTCGCCCAGATATG GGCCCTGGCCGACATGAACAACGATGGGAAGATGGACATGCATGAATTTTCCATCGCAATGAAGCTGATTAAATTGAAGCTGCAGGGTCACCCCCTCCCTCCTTCACTGCCCACCTCCATGAAGCAGCCTCCCCTCTCTATACCCCCACAGCCCCCTTTTG GGATGCCCAGTATGGGGGCAATGCCAGGCCTGCCGGCAGTGCCGCCCATGCCGCTGCCCCCTCTGCCCCCAGGAGTGCCAGGAGTAGGCGTGTCTCCACCACTGGTAGCATCAGTGACCCCAGCGGTACCATCTCTTGCTAACGGAGCGCCCGCTATGATGCAACCCATGGGTGGATTCTCAGTTCCAG cTTCGTTCAATCGTTCCAGTATCAAGCTACAAAAGGGCCCTTCTGTAGAGGCACCAAg TGCTCCGGCTGCTCCTCCACCCACTGACTGGGCCGTGCCTCAATCCTCGCGGCTCAAGTACCGCCAGCTCTTCAACAGCCATGATAAAATGATGAATGGTTATCTCACAG GTCCACAAGCCAGAACTATTCTAATGCAGTCCAGTCTACCACATGCCCAGCTGGCAACTATCTG GTACCTGTCAGATATAGACCAGGATGGAAAGTTGACTGCAGAAGAGTTTATTTTGGCCATGCACTTAATTGACATGGCCATGTCCAACCTGCCTCTTCCCCCTTTATTGCCCCCTGACCTCATACCTCCGACATTCAG GAGAGTGCGTTCTGGCAGTGGAGTGTCTGTGACCAGTGTACACACGACAGACCCACGGACTCAGGATGAGCCGGAGGAGGAGGAAAAAGAGGCAGAGAGAAAACTTCCAG TCACATTCGAGGATAAGAAACGAGAGAACTTTGAGCGTGGAAACCTGGAGCTGGAGAAACGTCGGCAGGCACTGCTGGAGCAACAGAGGAAAGAGCAGGAGCGACTGGCGGCCCTGGAGAAAGAGGAGCAAGAGAGGAAGGAGAGAGAACGACTGGAGCATGAGAGACGCAGACAGCAGGAGCTGGACAAACAactggagagacagagagagctggAGCGACAGAGGGAGGAGGAGAGACGCAAGGAGATCGAGAGAAGAGAG GCTGCTAAGCGGGAGCTGGAGCGTCAGCGGCAGTTAGAGTGGGAGAGAACACGCAGACAGGAACTGCTCACCCAGAGAAACCGAGAGCAGGAGAACATCGTCCTGCTCAAAGCACGCAAGAAGACACTTGAGTTTGAACTGGAGGCTCTG AACGATAAGAAGTCACAGTTGGAGGGTAAACTGCAGGACATTCGTTTCCGTCTCTCGGCTCAGAGGCACGAGATCGAGAGCACCAATAAGATGCGAGAGCTCCGCATTTCTGAGATCACCAGCCTACAACAGCAGCTGCAG GAGTCTCAGCAGTGGTTGAGTCGGTTGATTCCTGACAAACAGTGTCTGAATGACCAGCTGAAGCAGGTTCAGCAGAACAGTCTGCACA GAGACTCTCTGTCTAGTCTTCAGAGGGCCATTGAAATGAAGGAATCCACCAAACAGCAGCTGAAAGAACAGCTGGACGCTGTGGAGAAAGAGACGCGCTCCAAACTATTGGAGATAGACGCCTTCAACACACAGCTGAAG gAGCTGAGAGAAATCCACAACAAACAACAGAGGCAGAAACAAAAGGGGCTGGAGGCTGACATCACCCAGCCATCACATGACAGGAAGTCCACAGAATTGCAAGAGTCTAG GTTGTCAGGGACAGAAGATGGCATGTCTCCTGCATGGAGAGATGATGGGCTGGGTAAAGCGCCCACTCCTCCGGTGTCTCAGGCTTGGAGAAGCCAAGTGAGTGAAGCGGAGAACCACAGCAGAGCCGAAGTACAGGATAACCTCTCCAAACTCCTCCCACAGCATCCGCAATCGGGGAAACTCCCGGCTCAGTCGCCCTGGTCTATGGCAG ATAAGATTCCAGTGTCTGGCTTTAATCAGGGTAAGGTAAAGGTGGTCTACTATAGAGCACTGTATCCCTTTGACGCCCGCAGTCATGATGAGATCACCATCCATCCTGGAGATATAGTGATG GTGGATGAGTCTCAGACAGGTGAACCTGGATGGTTAGGAGGAGAGATTAAAGGGAAGACTGGCTGGTTCCCTGCTAATTATGCAGAGAAGATTCCAGAATCTGAAGTTCCTCTAAGTTTGAGAGCTAGCGCTGCTTCTAGTCCCAGCCCTAAATTGGGTTCCCATGTGTCATCCGCTTCTTCATCGACCACAGCCACACCCTTGCAGTCAGTCTCCACAGAGTCTGCGTCGATAGCCCCGCCCTCCTCAGCCCCGGCCCCTCCAGGCCccgcctcctcctcttcctcaacaTCCAGTAACTGGGCAGATTTCAGCACTAC ATGGCCAACTAATTCTGCAGTGGAGAAGCAGGACAGTGATGGATGGGATGCATGGCCGACCCAGCCCACTCAGCCGTCCCTGTCAGTGCCCAGTGGAGGGCAGATCAGACAACGCTCTGCTTTCACCCCAGCAACACTCTCCGGCTCTTCACCATCACCTGTGCTCGGCCAG GGTGAAAAGGTGGAGGGTCTGCAGGCGCAGGCTTTGTATCCATGGAGAGCTAAGAAAGACAATCACCTAAACTTTAACAAGAATGACGTGATCACCGTCCTGGAGCAGCAGGATATGTGGTGGTTTGGGGAGGTGCAAGGGCAGAGAGGATGGTTCCCCAAATCTTACGTCAAACTCATCTCTGGGCCCATCCGGAAATCTATGAG TATTGAGTCTGGCTCTTCGGACAGCCCCCCCAGTGTTAAGAGACCCAGCCCATCTCCAAACAAGCCCACAGATCTCGGAGAAG AGTATGTGGCCATGTATACTTATGAAAGCAGTGAGCAGGGCGACTTGACCTTCCAGCAAGGTGATGTCATCACGGTCACAAAGAAAGAGGGAGATTGGTGGACCGGCACCGTGGCCGGGAAGACGGGAGTCTTCCCCTCTAATTACATCAAACCTAAAGAATCTGAG GGTTTGGGATCTGCTGGAAAAACAGGAAGTTTAGGGAGGAAACCAG AGATTGCCCAGGTGATTGCTCCTTACACAGCCACTGGGACAGAGCAGCTCACCTTAGCACCTGGCCAGCTCATTCTCATTCGCAAGAAAAACCCAGGAGGGTGGTGGGAAGGAGAACTTCAG GCAAGAGGAAAGAAGCGTCAGATTGGCTGGTTTCCAGCtaattatgtaaaattattgAGCCCCTGCACCAGTAAGACCACACCCACAGAGCCCAACCCACCAAAGCTGCCAACACCCAATGCAG TGTGCCAGGTGATTGGCATGTATGATTACACGGCTCAGAACGATGATGAGCTGCCTTTTGGGAAGGGCCAAATCATCAATGTCTTGAGCAGAGAGGATCCCGATTGGTGGAAGGGAGAGCTGAATGGTTCCGTTGGCCTTTTCCCATCAAACTACGTCAAGCTGACCACTGACTCAGACCCCAGCCAACAAT GA